The proteins below come from a single Tachypleus tridentatus isolate NWPU-2018 chromosome 13, ASM421037v1, whole genome shotgun sequence genomic window:
- the LOC143238650 gene encoding uncharacterized protein LOC143238650 → MRFNIYMSPIAFETFVCTVLSIMFVTEALTCNITNCTCIWRNGKQTAECPNGGFTTVPRGLDSGIQVLNLTSNNFRGLGREIFVDAGLGNLQKVHLARCGIEWIDEFAFSRLTNLIELNLGYNKLQAIPSASFHHLPRLRELVLSGNSISTVPNLAFQSAKSLTYLELSRCHIRTIGDRAFEGLRNLKVLKIDQNNLKTFPGKAINHLQSLYEITIDGNPWTCDCNLRAFRQWMDKNNVPIYVPPICTNPSRLRGKSWSQINLEDYSCPPGFLNTSSVVSVFEDFNVTLECRVNGDPSPTIKWIWRDRTIANLSEGISERQMFVILEKELGKIKTSTLEITFIQEPNAGSYSCNAENNAGIASQNFSLVISRRPVTEGKVLNEEKPQEVRENDTNDDVTSADGVVIGMIIGIVVGAVLVLLIFSIFLWVLRKKRISSQRRHSDVNNKATNSDNNPVPKNPCDEVDLKFLSQVNPNEKLPRIRNYQNIPAGDIGQYDPMIIECEQPQQLFVVNDRLSHETNWEMSIAEDPSFQPPPFSEKRHSRGLIPVSVPVPPQGFHSRLQTELSDTLQRKCDKKSTERERGDGSSELEAGEYEGTSKHFIETLHVKELQKTFKDDENSLNMPQLHTENKTPDLLHHSRHSQPDNSRIWSRYEHPSAYFHPSYEYTTNGLQGGANGTEV, encoded by the coding sequence AtgcgttttaacatttacatgaGCCCCATTGCATTTGAGACATTTGTTTGTACTGTGTTAAGCATAATGTTTGTTACCGAGGCTCTTACCTGTAATATCACTAACTGTACTTGCATTTGGAGAAATGGCAAACAGACAGCTGAGTGTCCAAATGGGGGATTTACAACTGTTCCACGAGGGCTTGACAGTGGTATTCAGGTGCTTAATTTGACAAGTAACAATTTTCGTGGACTAGGTCGTGAAATTTTTGTAGATGCAGGATTAGGCAATTTACAGAAAGTACATCTGGCTCGCTGTGGGATTGAATGGATCGACGAATTTGCCTTTAGTCGTCTCACCAATTTAATCGAGTTGAACCTGGGCTACAACAAGCTTCAGGCTATTCCCTCGGCAAGTTTTCATCATCTACCCCGGCTACGAGAGCTCGTACTTAGCGGAAATAGCATTTCTACCGTTCCCAATCTAGCTTTTCAATCAGCTAAATCGTTGACTTATCTAGAGCTGAGCAGATGTCACATACGTACAATTGGAGATAGGGCGTTTGAAGGCTTGAGAAACCTTAAAGTGCTGAAGATCGATCAAAACAATTTGAAGACGTTCCCAGGTAAAGCCATAAATCATTTACAATCTTTATATGAGATAACGATAGACGGGAATCCCTGGACTTGTGACTGCAACCTTCGTGCATTCCGCCAGTGGATGGATAAAAACAATGTTCCGATATATGTACCTCCTATCTGTACAAACCCTTCTAGACTGAGAGGTAAAAGCTGGAGCCAAATAAACCTTGAAGACTATTCCTGCCCTCCTGGTTTTTTGAACACTTCCAGTGTTGTTAGTGTCTTTGAGGATTTCAACGTAACACTGGAATGTCGAGTAAATGGCGATCCTAGTCCTACTATAAAATGGATTTGGAGAGATAGAACAATTGCTAATTTATCTGAAGGCATATCGGAACGACAGATGTTCGTAATTCTTGAGAAAGAAttagggaaaataaaaacatcaaccTTGGAAATTACTTTCATACAGGAACCTAATGCTGGTTCCTATTCCTGCAATGCAGAGAATAATGCAGGAATCGCATCTCAGAACTTTTCTTTGGTTATCTCTCGACGACCCGTGACTGAGGGCAAAGTTTTAAACGAAGAAAAACCACAGGAAGTGCGAGAAAATGATACAAACGATGATGTTACTAGTGCTGATGGGGTTGTTATTGGAATGATTATTGGTATCGTAGTAGGAGCTGTTCTAGTTCTATTGATATTTAGTATATTCTTATGGGTTTTACGGAAAAAACGAATATCCAGCCAAAGAAGACACTCAGATGTAAACAACAAAGCTACTAACTCCGATAACAATCCTGTTCCTAAAAACCCGTGTGATGAAGTAGACCTGAAATTCCTTAGCCAGGTAAACCCCAACGAAAAGCTTCCGAGAATAAGGAATTACCAAAACATTCCAGCTGGAGATATTGGTCAATACGATCCCATGATAATAGAATGTGAACAACCTCAACAACTCTTTGTGGTAAATGATCGTTTATCACATGAAACTAACTGGGAAATGTCTATAGCAGAAGATCCTTCTTTCCAACCTCCTCCATTTTCAGAGAAACGTCATTCTCGAGGCCTGATTCCAGTTTCGGTACCTGTGCCCCCTCAGGGTTTTCATTCACGTCTGCAAACAGAGCTATCAGATACATTACAACGGAAATGTGACAAAAAATCAACAGAAAGGGAAAGAGGAGACGGTAGCTCAGAATTAGAAGCAGGAGAATATGAAGGAACctccaaacattttattgaaaccttGCATGTTAAAGAACTCCAGAAAACCTTTAAAGATgatgaaaatagtttaaatatgCCTCAATTGCATACCGAGAATAAAACCCCTGATCTACTTCATCACAGTCGACATTCACAGCCGGACAACTCTCGTATCTGGAGTCGTTACGAGCATCCGTCAGCTTATTTTCATCCCTCCTACGAGTATACTACGAACGGTTTACAGGGCGGAGCCAATGGTACAGAAGtgtaa